One genomic segment of Paenibacillus durus includes these proteins:
- a CDS encoding chemotaxis protein CheW produces MELSVGSETCALRIKDIHEIIKMQGVTDIPFSKPTVKGVINLRGRIIPVMSLRNLLGMPDESYTKTSRIIIICRHEELIGLIVDKVNHITAYEEIHSPLSAAYEESSHGVFLGIASRGEQLIGILELEGLLGN; encoded by the coding sequence ATTGAGCTTTCAGTTGGATCAGAAACATGCGCACTTCGAATTAAAGACATTCACGAGATCATCAAAATGCAGGGCGTAACCGATATTCCATTCAGCAAACCCACAGTTAAAGGCGTAATCAATCTTCGGGGCAGGATCATTCCGGTAATGAGTCTTAGGAACCTGCTGGGGATGCCGGATGAGTCTTACACCAAAACATCACGAATAATCATTATATGCCGCCATGAAGAGCTCATTGGATTAATTGTAGACAAAGTCAATCACATCACGGCATATGAAGAGATTCATTCTCCACTCAGCGCGGCATATGAAGAAAGCAGTCATGGAGTATTTCTAGGAATTGCGAGCCGAGGCGAGCAGCTTATTGGCATACTGGAGCTGGAAGGGCTACTGGGCAATTAG